From Zerene cesonia ecotype Mississippi chromosome 13, Zerene_cesonia_1.1, whole genome shotgun sequence, the proteins below share one genomic window:
- the LOC119831363 gene encoding elongation of very long chain fatty acids protein 7-like yields the protein MSYLDKIDRYLDSLKVGKSAIVDSWFLMSSPIPLLAVVVSYLFFLKIGPRLMKNRPPLQITKLVSYYNAAQVVLAAMICIKVFKLNIFRDGIIYAGCRYPSNTQNPLLLDLGWWYFFAKFTELLDTVFFVLRKKDKQLTFLHVYHHVIMALYSWSYLKFAAGGEGAILALLNSAVHVVMYTYYLMSGLGPKFQKYLWWKKYVTKMQLIQFMLMLTYCAWTYYSPRCQYATGFTFFISSNVVIFLVLFLNFYTKSYKGRSDAKKQRIECAKAQNGSNDHLNLNGNNICDNNENGFCRSNGKMNLRVPYESVNGDNKNGKLVSRRLNKEVDGPDFNYGAKK from the exons ATGAGCTACTTAGACAAAATCGATAGATATTTGGACTCGTTGAAGGTCGGCAAAA GTGCCATAGTGGACTCGTGGTTCTTGATGTCTAGTCCAATACCATTACTGGCGGTGGTGGTGTCATACCTTTTCTTCTTAAAAATAGGACCTCGGCTGATGAAGAATCGTCCCCCCCTACAGATAACAAAGCTGGTCAGCTATTATAACGCCGCTCAAGTGGTATTAGCTGCTATGATATGTATCAAG gttttcaagttaaatatttttagagatGGAATAATTTATGCAGGGTGCCGCTATCCGTCCAATACGCAAAATCCTTTG ttaCTCGATCTGGGCTGGTGGTATTTCTTTGCTAAATTCACTGAACTTTTGGATACGGTATTTTTTGTTCTGAGAAAGAAAGACAAGCAG CTGACATTCCTTCACGTCTATCATCACGTGATCATGGCCCTGTACTCTTGGAGTTATTTGAAGTTTGCGGCCGGTGGTGAAGGCGCTATACTGGCCCTTCTGAACTCCGCCGTCCACGTTGTCATGTATACTTACTATCTCATGTCCGGATTGGGGCCAAAATTCCAGAAGTATCTTTGGTGGAAGAAGTACGTCACGAAAATGCAGTTG ATCCAATTTATGTTAATGCTCACCTACTGTGCGTGGACATATTATTCGCCAAGATGTCAGTACGCAACCGGTTTTACTTTCTTCATATCCTCAAATGTTGTCATATTCCTGGTACTCTTTTTGAATTTCTACACAAAGAGCTACAAGGGTAGAAGTGATGCAAAAAAGCAAAGAATCGAATGTGCCAAAGCTCAGAATGGCTCGAACGACCATTTGAATTTGAACGGCAATAATATATGTGATAATAATGAGAATGGTTTTTGTCGGTCTAATGGTAAAATGAATCTAAGAGTGCCTTACGAAAGTGTAAACggagataataaaaatggaaagtTGGTATCGAGAAGATTGAACAAAGAAGTGGATGGACCAGATTTTAACTATGGTGCTAAGAAATGA
- the LOC119831220 gene encoding elongation of very long chain fatty acids protein 4-like: MVKSKRHSRTKEWPLLAKPYLGITMLTLYLLFVFKWGPQWMKNRKPFNLERTLIIYNAIQVIVCAYLFIASLRIWLFQYKWICEPVDHSNSEDALAMAKLVYYYFLLKIIDLMDTIFFVLRKKFNQVSFLHVYHHTGMVALTWGCATYYPGGHGTMVGVINTFVHIVMYSYYLLTVAYPSVKNSLWWKKYITQLQIIQFFHNVVHMGVIIFIPSCGFPRWTAAIFLPQNMFMLILFLDFYIKSYVRKPKAKKEEDTGVVVNKTENNEIQQLVRERYVEDAMSGVRS, from the exons ATGGTTAAGTCGAAAAGAC ATTCCAGAACGAAAGAATGGCCACTTCTAGCGAAACCCTACCTCGGAATCACAATGCTAACCTTGTAcctgttgtttgtttttaaatgggGTCCGCAgtggatgaaaaatagaaagCCCTTCAATTTAGAGCGGACCCTTATCATATATAACGCAATTCAAGTCATCGTTTGTGCGTATCTCTTCATCGCC TCGCTACGAATCTggttatttcaatacaaatggATATGTGAACCGGTCGACCATAGTAATTCAGAAGACGCTTTGGCGATGGCTAAATTGGTGTACTACTACTTCCTGCTGAAGATAATTGATCTTATGGACACG ATATTTTTCGTGCTACGGAAAAAGTTTAATCAAGTGTCGTTCCTTCACGTCTATCATCACACTGGTATGGTGGCGTTGACATGGGGTTGTGCTACTTATTATCCAG GTGGCCATGGGACTATGGTGGGCGTGATCAATACATTCGTCCACATTGTCATGTATTCGTACTATCTACTGACGGTAGCGTATCCCAGCGTTAAGAACTCCCTGTGGTGGAAGAAGTATATAACGCAGCTGCAAATC ATCCAGTTCTTCCACAACGTCGTCCACATGGGCGTCATCATATTTATACCCAGCTGCGGTTTCCCGAGATGGACTGCCGCTATATTCTTGCCTCAGAATATGTTCATGCTAATCCTATTCCTGGACTTTTATATTAAGTCGTACGTCAGAAAACCAAAAGCTAAAAAGGAAGAAGACACTGGTGTGGTCGTGaacaaaactgaaaataatgaaattcagCAGCTTGTAAGAGAACGTTATGTAGAGGACGCGATGTCTGGAGTGCGATCGTAG